The Deinococcus misasensis DSM 22328 genome segment CATCTTCACGCACCTGTGCATGAAAACCGTCCCGCTCGGCTTCTGAAAATTCAAACGCTGCCCAGGGATCAAATGCGCCCCAGGTGCCAATGCCCATCTGCCAATCGGAAAGTTGCAGGACCTTGCCCTGCCTCTGGTAGAACGCCTCGTAGGCTTCGAATTCGGGGGTTTCGGTGTCCAGAATCAGGCCGTCAAAATCAAAAATCAGGGCTTCAAACACAAGCTCAGTTTAAACCTCTGGGGGTCAGAGGACGGTGAGGTGGGTTGCGAGGGGCAGAAGGCTGAAGGCAGAAGGCGACCACAAAGCTCTGGCTTTTGCAATGAAGGGCGAGGCACGCCTCGCCCCTACATGGGGGGTAAAGGGTGTTCTGCCTTCTGGTTTTTTGCCTTTTCCCTTCAACCCAACATTTGCCCCCTCACCCCTGAGCCTTCCATCCCTTAAAATGCTCTCATGCGGGTTGCCATTGTCGACGTAGGGACCAACTCCTGCCACCTCCTCATCGGTGAGTTCAAAACCGGACAGGTCAGCAGTTACCACATCATCGAATCCCTCAAAGACCGCACGCGCCTCGGGGAATGCCTGCAAGATGGCAAACTGACCGAAGAAGGTTATGAGCGGCTGAAGACCGCACTCTCCAAATTCAAAGTGATTGCAGAGGTCAGCGAAGTTTCTGACTTCGTGGTGTATGCCACGTCTGCCACCCGGGATGCCGAAAACGGACCCGAGGTGGTCAAGCGCCTGCAAGAAGAAATTGGCGTGAACGTGCAGATCATCAGCGGTGAAAAAGAAGGCGAACTGACCTACATGGGGGCCGCCTCCAGCGTGGAATTCAGCGAAAGAAACATCTTGCTGGACCTCGGAGGGGGAAGTCTGGAAATCGTGCTGGGCAACAAACACACCGCCCGCAAGGTGGTCAGTGTGCCTCTGGGTGGGGTGCGCCTGAGGGAAATGTTCCTGAAAAAAGACCCTGCCACTCCAGCCATCCTGAGCCGCATCGAAAAACACATCACGGACACCCTCTCCCCTCACCTGCCCGAGTTTCCCATGATGCCCGGCACCCGAGTGATCGGTTCGAGTGGCAGCATGGAAGCGATTGCTGCCTTGCTGGCCACCCGCGCAGGACTGGCGAGTTTGGGCCTGAATGGCTACAACTTCAAGGTCAGCGACCTGCAAAGCATCTATGAGGAGTTGCGCTACAAACCCCTCTCTGAGCGCCTGAAAACCCCCGGTCTGGACCCCAAACGTGCGGACATCATCGTGGTGAGTTTGCTGGTGATCCTGACCACCCTGAAACTCCTCGGGGCACAACAGGTCATGGTTTCTGGTGGGGCCCTTCGTGAAGGCATGATGATCGAGTACCTCGCCAGAGAGGCCGATTACGAAGCGCAGCTTTCCCCCAGACAGCGCAGCGTTCTGGAAGTCGCAGAACGCTTCCGTTTCGATGCCGCCCATGCCAGACACGTCACCCAGACGGCCAAAGACCTGTTCATGCGCCTGCTGGAACACGTGAAATTCCTGCCCGAGGCACGCAGCATGCTCAGGGCTGCAGGCATGCTTCATGAAATTGGTTTGCTGGTTGGGCAGAGCAGCCACCACAAGCACAGCCAGTACCTGATCCGTCACTCGGGCCTCAGGGGCTATGAACCGTGGCAGGTCGAGGTGATCGCTCTGGTGGCCCGCTACCACCGCAAAACCCCACCCAGAGCCACCCACAGCGATTTCCAGTCCCTGAGCAAAGAACAGCAGTTGCTGGTCCGGCAGCTTTCCGCCATCCTGCGGGTGGCAGACGGTCTGGACCGGTCCCACTCCCAGAGCAGCAGCATCCACACCCTCATCAAAGAGGGCTCGGGCTGGGTGCTGTACGTGCAACCCGGCCATGTGGTGAACCTCTGGGGGGCCAAAGAGAAAAGCGATTTGTGGAATCAGGTGTTTGGACCGCTGAACATTCTGGCGTGGGAAGAGGCCTAAAGGCAGAAGGCCAAGGCAACCTTAAAGCTTTGGCTTTTGCAATGCAGGGCGAGGCACGCCTCGCCCCTACGAGTGAGACAACAATATTCTGCCTTCTGCCTTCAACCCTGAAATGCAGTGTTAAACTCTTATGCAATATGTTGCATTTCTACGCCATTGACGACCAGCAAACCCCCCCAGAGGACCTGAGCACCCTGCGGTTTGTGGGGTTCATGTCCCGTCGGGAGCACCATGACCTGACGCCGCTCTGGGAAACCGTGGCCGGGACCCACCTGCACCTGCAAGACGAAATGGACACCCGCCTGAAACTCTCAGACCTGCAAGACCTTCAGGGGGGCCTTTTGAAGGTCTACGAGAAGAAGCCCCACCTCTGGGAGCATTCGAGCTTCAAGCACTTCGAGGAGGTTCTCAGGGTGGCCCTTGCTGAACACAAGGGCTTGCTGGTTTTGCCACACGAGAAAAAGCCCGGTTGATGTTCCGGGCTTTTGGGTTTTACAGCGTTTATCAGTGAAATAGAAGGATTCAAATGAATCCTTCTATTTCAAAAAACCCTTTCCAGAACAACAACCTTTTATTCTGTCAAACGCTCTAAATCCGCAAACCTGATCTACTGGACGCGTTCAGCAATCAGAACGGTGGCGTTGTCCGGGGCACCCGAGTTCAGGCTGGCCTGAATCATGGCTTCGGCGGCCTGCTCAAGGGGCATCTCCATGAAGCCTTGCAGGTCATCGAAGGGCACCTCACCCCATACCCCATCGCTGAGCAGCAGGATGCGGTCTCCGACGGACACGGTGAATTGCAGTTGCATCACGTAGTCGGGCTGGTGTTGCTTGAGGGAGCCCAGAGAACGCAGCACTTTGTTGCGGTCCGGGCTGTTTTCGGCTTCTTCGAGGGTCATCATGCCACTGGCGACCAGTGCAGCCACCAGAGAGTGGTCTTTGCTGATCTGCTTGAGGGCACAACCCGAGAAGTGGTATGCGCGGGTGTCTCCCACATGCCCGAGGGTGACCTGGCTGTCTCGGGCCACGATGCCAGAGAAGGTGCAGCCCCCATCCCGGCCATTCATTTCATCGAGAACGGCCTGATTGCATTTCCAGACGGCATTTTCGATGGGTTCGGTGTTGGCCACACGGATGAAGGTTTCCACGGCAGCCTGAGAGGCCACTTCTCCGGCCTCCATGCCTCCCATGCCGTCTGAGACGCAGGCGATCAAGAGGGTCTGGCGGTTGTGGTGGGTGTACACCTGTTCGGTGCGGTAGGCGTAAGAGTCTTCGTTGACCGGACGGTCCGGGTTGAGTCCAACGGTGGCCCGGGCCACCACCTTCCATTCCACAGTTGAGGTGGGCTTCAAGAGGTTCAGTGCTGCACGCCACTGGGCTGGGTCCACGCGCTTGTGGGATGCTTGCAAAGCCTGATACAGGGTTTGTGGCACCCCTGCGATGGGCAAAGCACCCAGCAAAGCCCGGGAAACCCCTTCGGCAGGAAGCAGTTCTCCGGTCAGCAGGCGGTACATCAAAGCCCCGAGGAAAAACACCCCCTCTTTTCCAGTGGCTGCGAGGCCGGACATCACCTCTGGAGCGGTGAACCCTTCACGGTAAACGGTGGTGACGGGCTCTCCAATGCGGGCGATGCGTGGAGGGAAACGCAGGCGCACCCCCTCTGGCGTGAGCACCAGACCGTCCGGGTCCAGATCGATCAGGGCGTAACCCTGCTTGAACAGGCTGAACACGTACTGACTGAGGCTTTCCATCACCTGCAAAGTCTCGGGCAGGCTGGAAGGAAAATGCAACGCTTCTCCCTCGATGTCCGGGAAAACCACCCCTTCATTGCCAGAGTACAGGGCTTTGGGGGCAATCCGGTGGGCCAGCAAACTGCCCCACAACACCTGCGGTTGCATGTGGACCAGCAGGTTTTCTCCAGTGCTGGAGGTGGCTTTGAACCACCCTCTGGGGAGGGCATCGGTCACGGTGAATTGAACGTTGCCCCATTGTTGGGCCTGATCCCGCTGCAAGGTGGGCTCCTCGAAGGTGGAGGGCAGGATTTCCTCTTCCAGAAAATCGTCTGCGGGGGTGGGCACCGGAAAACTGACCTGCAACGCAGAGGCAGGAACTTCGGTTTCAGCCCGAATTTCACCTTCTGGCTCTGGGTCTTTGATTTCGGGGGTGTCCTGTGCAGGAGGCAATTCTTCAGGGGTTTGGGGCTGTGCAGGAGGCAAATCTTCAGGGATTTCCGGCTTGGGGTCTTCGACAGGAGGCTCTGGATCGGTGGGGTGCTCTCCGTACACCCGGTCCACCTGTGCCAGAATGGCTTCTTCCAGAGCAGGATCGGTCTCAGGGGCCGGACTTTCCAGATCGAACGTCTCTTCCAGCACAAGGTCCTGCCTGTCCAGACCTTCATCGTTGACCGGCTCTATAAGGGGTTCGGTGGGCAGGTCATCCGGGGTTTCCACAATGGGCGGCACCAGAGCAGTGCTGTCCATTTCGTGGGGCTCTGGAGAAGGCACCGGGGTGGCAGGTGCGGAGGAGGTGCCCGGAGTTTCCTCCGGGGCCTCTCCGTCCTGTGGACGAGGATCGGTCATCTCAGTCCTCCTGGAAGATCATCAGCAGGTTGCCGAAGGCGATTTCGTCCCCGTTGTGCAGCACGGTGGGTTCTGCAATGCGTGGACCGAAATTCACATCTCCAGACTTGCGGATGAACACCCCGTTGGTGCTTCCGAGGTCTTTGACTTTCCATTCGCCCCCTTCAGAGAACACCTGTGCGTGACGGCGCGAAACGTGCTCTGAGCCGGGCAATCCGGTCACATCGATGTCCACAGGGCCTGTGGAAGCATCAAAACGACCCAGCACCAGAGCCCCACCCATCAGGGGGATGCTGTCGCCAGAGAGCACACCGTATTTCTTGATGGCCAGTTTGGCGGCTTTGGGTGCGCTGGGTGTGGGAGCAGGGGCTTCCACAGGAGCAGGAACAGGCACTTCTGGGGTGGATTCGGGCTCTGGGAGGGCCTGTTCGGTGCTTTCAGGGGTCACAGGGCCACTGGCGGTGTCCTGCACAGGGGTGGAAGGTTGCACCTCTTCGAGGGGCTCCTCAAGGACTTCTGAAGCAGGTTGGGGCTGCAAAGGCACCTCTGGGGTGGGTGCAGGGGGATTCTGGGAGATGGGCTCCTCTACCACCTGAGAGACAGGTGGGGTGGGAGGCACCACCGTTTGTTCAAACGTGCTGTTTTCAGGAAGGCCCGAGTCCCTGACTTCAGGGCTGGGGGTGGAGGGGGTGGCGGCCAATTCAACGCCGCATCCATCGCAAAAACGGGCTCCATCAGGGTTCTGGGTTCCACACACTTGGCAAACAATCATGTTGACTCCTTTCAAGTTGAAACAGAGCGCCTTTTGCTCTGAAGTCCTGCTATCTTCCAATCCATCTGACGGCTTTGCTACCAGCATAAGCCCCGAGCACGCCAACCACGAATTGTCCCCAGCCAGACAGGGACCATTCCTGTCCCAGACGGATGCCTGCCCACAGGGCAAGGATGGGTAGAATCAGGGGAAGCATCCACCAGACCATCCGCCCGAGAAAAAAACCGGCCGCTCCAGCGATCAGTGCCCCTTCCCAGAAGCCGTAACGGTATCCGAGCAGGGCACCGAGGCCCAACGTCACCCAGCTTGCGAATTCGGCCTTGCGGGCCTGTGCACTGATGGGTTTGACTGGTTGGGACGGGGCCTGCGGAACAGGCAAGGGGGCAGGATCTGGGGCTTTGCGAAGCACAGGGGCGGTCTTTCCCTGCAAAAGCTGCAAGAACTGTCCGGCGGTCTGGGGCCTCTCCTGCACATTCAGACTCAGGCTTTGCACGATGGCTTCCCTGAGCACCGCAGGAACGTAAGCAGGCAATGCAGGAAGCTGCATGCCCAGCAAACGGTCCGTGGCATTCACAGGAGCCTGTCCGGTGAGTGCATGATGCAAGGTGGCACCCAGAGCGTAAATGTCGGTGTAGGGGGCAAATTTGGCCTGTGTGGCGTACTGCTCGGGGGCTGCATAGCCGGGGGTGACCATGCGGGTGTACTGCATGGTTTTTTCGGTCTGGAACGGACGGGTGGAGCCAAAGTCAATCAGGACCACCCGGCCTTCCGTGTCCAGAAACAGGTTCTCGGGTTTGATGTCGCGGTGCAAGAGACCTGAATCGTGGACAGCACTCAGGGCCTCTGCGCTGCGAATGGCGATTTTGAGCACATCCTCTGGGGAAAGGATGCCTGTTTGCAGTTTCTCCCCGAGGGTCTGGCCTTGCAGGCGTTCCATCACCAGATAGGCGGTGTGGTTTTCCTCGAAGGTGTCCATCACACGCACAATGCCGGGATGCTGAAAGCGTGCCAGCGCCTGACCTTCTTTCAGGAAGTCTTCTCGGGTGCGGTTGAGGAGGTCCAGACCTCCGGTCACGGGCAGCACCAGATTTCCCTGTCGGGTGCACCCCTGAGGGAACAGTTCTTTGATGGCCACCTGACGTTTCAGATGGAGGTCTTCTGCAAGGTAAGTGATGCCAAACCCGCCCTGCCCGAGCACCCTCTCCACCCTGTACCTGCCACCATGCAGGAGGCTTCCCGCAGGCAGTTCTACACTGTAGGACAGGGGGGCACCACATTGCGGACAACGCTCAGGGGTGCCAGAGAGGTGGGCAGCGCAGGTCGGACAGATCACTCAGGCTCCGGTGATGCGGCGGATTTCCTCGTCGGAGGGGAGGTTCTGGCCGGATTGAATGGTCTGGGTTTTGGCCCCGATGCGCAGGGTTTTGGCGGTTCCCAGACTGATGGTCTTGGAGGTGTTGAGTTCTTCAAGGGCACGGTCGAGGGCCTGGGTCATGTTGTTGTTGCCCAGCCTCTGGGTCATGCTGCGGGCCAGCTCCAGGGTTTTCTGGGCCTGTACCGGGTTTTGCTGGGCTTCTTTGGTCGCCTGAGCCACCAGCATTTCGATGTTGCGCTGCTGCACCCACTGCATCACGTCTGGAGCAATCACGCCTGCACGGGTTTCATCACTGGTGAATTCTGCAATCACGTCCATGGGAGGGAGTTCGCCCCGGAAGTTCTTGCCGGGCACCAGATAGGTCAGGCCAATCTGGGCGAGGCGCACTCTGGCAGGAATGCGGGCAGGCAGGGTGAACTCCAGAATGAAAATGCTTCCCTGTCCAGCCTCCACGTTGCCCAGAGGGAACGGGCTGTTGCGCAAATCCACCTCAGTCTGGGTGGGAGAAACGCGGGTCACACGGGTGAGTTCCACGTCTTTGACCGTCCGAACGCTCAGTTCCACATTGGTGATCACCTGAGCAGCGGCCTGCTTGATGTCTCCCAGCAGGGCTTTGGGCAGGTCACTGGCCCGCACAGAGGGCGGTTGGGGATTCTGGTTGTCTGGGACCACGTCAAAAGCCTGCCCCTGCGTGCGGTTGGTGAGGTCGAGGAGCAGGTCGGTGTTCACATCGTCGCCGACCCCAACGGTGGTGACGGGAATGCGGTTTTTCACGTAGAATTCGGCAGCACTCTGGCAGACTGCCTCATCGAAAGTCTGACCATCAGAGAGCAGGATCATGCGGCGGCTGCCACTTTCGCGGTCCAGCAGGTTGGCGGCCTCTTTCATGCCTGCCCCCATGTGGGTGCCTCCAGAGAATTTGGTCAGCAAGGCAGCAGCATCCAGCAGGGCTTTTTTGTCTCTGGCGGGAGTAAAAGGCAAAATCACTTTGGCCCGGTCATCGAACTTGATCAGGGCGATGCGGTCATCGTCGACGAGCAGGCCAGAGTTGAAGATGTTCTTGAGGGATTCCACCACCAGTTCAATTTTGCTTTTGGCCCCCTCGACCACCTCGTAGGTTTTGCCGTCCACCTGCATGGTTTGCCCGGTGCGACGGGAAGGTTTGGTGACCACTTCATACATGCTGCCCGAGGTGTCCACCACGAAAGCCACGTCCAGTTGCGGTCTGGCCGCCACCGCTTCCTGTGAAGGGGTGAGGGTCAGCATCGCAAACAGTTTTTGACCTTCCACATGGGCCAGCAAAAACTCGCGGTGCAATTTCAGTTGCGTGTTGAGCATGTTGTCTCCTTCAATCTGTACTGCAAGGTTGTACGTGGTTTAAAGGCAGTAAGTTCCCTGATTTTGGCCGACACCCCCATGATCCAGCAAATCGGAGGGTGCGTCTACACCCTCCGATCTCACATGCCCGGTGCAGGTTTAAAATTCGGTGGGGGCCTCGTCGATTTTCTCGGTGACAATGCCGTGGTCCAGAAAACGCCATGTTGCATTCAGGTTGTACTGGAAAACCACATGTGAGAAAGTCAGAACCAGTACAGCCAGCCCCACCCTCAGCCAGCCGATGCCGGTGTGTTTGAAGCCCAGAAACAGCAAATACGCCTGATACACAAACGCAGCAATGCCGGTGTAGAACATCAACTGAAAAGGCGCACTGCTCTGGATTTGCTTGAAGAGGTGGCGGGCAATGTCGCTGTTGTTGAAATACTGCAACTCTTTTTCCAGAATGGCTCTGGTCTCTGTCAGATCAGCAGGAAAAGGAAGCAAAAAACCACCCACCAGCAACACCACACCCCAAAGCAAAAAGGGCGTGAGGGACACCACGCTGATCTCCGAAACCCGTGCCTGAGGCCCGAGGATCAGGTAACCGACCACCATCATCAAAAGCCACCACATCACTTCTGAAATGAAACCGCTCAGGAAAATGCCGGCATACAGCACCCATGAATGCTCGGTGCCCATCGCCTGATAAAAACGCATGTAACTGACCAGCATGCCCATCACAGGCAGCAAGGCGCAAAGCATCAACCAGCCAAAGATTTTGCCGTTCTCTGGATAGGCATGGACCAGTCTGGAAAAATAAGCTCCGGGCGAAAAAAGGGCTTTATACGGTGCAAGGGATTTGACTGTCATGCAAAATTCCTCCTCAAATTCAGTACCCCTGCATGGTATGCAAAGTTGCAGTTGCCTGACAACTCAGAAAGCCAAATTTTCCAGTTCTTGGCATGCAAACATCAAAAAAGCCGCTGAAATTCAGCGGCTCTGGAGATCAAAAAGCTTACTGCCCAACCAGCTCTGGGGTCTGGTCTTTGAGGGCTTCCCATGCAGCTTTGACAGCCACACCACGTTCAAACTGCACGCCCAATCCAGCAAACACATCTTCCAGAATGCCTGCCACGGCCAGAGCGTCGTAGCGGTCAAAGTAACCCATCAGGGAGATGCGGAACATGCTGTCTTTGAAGGCGTCCTGACCTGCTGCAGCACGGGCACCTCTGGCTTTCATGGCCTCTGCGACCTGCTTGCCTGAAAGTGGCACAGGGGGCACAAGGGCTGCAGTTGCAGGAGAAACCCGCTCTGCAAAGTTGCTGCACCCGAGGGCCAGACCTGCTGCCACCAGTGCATTGTTCATTTTTTCTTTTTCCAGCCAGAGGTCTTCCAGAGGAATGCTGACCAGACGGGAGGTGCTGACAGTCAGGGCCTGAATCAGGTTGATGGCCGGGGTCTGGGCGGTTTCACCGTTTTGCTGGCTTTTGAGTTCCTTGGCGAGGTCCAGATAATAGCGTCTGGAGTTGGCCTTGCCAGAGTTCAGGACTTCAAGCGCTCTGGGGGACAGCATGGCAAAACCCAGACCGGGAGGGGCAGCCACCCCTTTCTGAGAACCTGAGACAATCACATCCAGATCCCACGCCTGAGGGCGCAGTTCTGCCACAGCAAAGCTGGTGACTGCGTCCACGTAAATCAGGATCTCGGGGTTGATGGCGCGCACAGCTTTCGAAATGGCTTCCAGATCGTGCAGGACACCCGTGCTGGTCTCGCTGTGGGTGATGAACAGGGCTTTTTTGCCCTGAACAGCCGCAGCAACCGCCTGAGGGGTCAGGGCCTTGCCCCACTCGGTGCTGACGTAAGTCACACTGTACCCGAGTTTTTCCGCCATCTGGCCCCAGCGTTTGCCGAATTTTCCGGCTTCTGCACAGACCACTTCTGCACCGTCTTCCAGCAGGCTCACCATGGCCGCCTCAAAAGCACCGGTGCCAGAGGTGGTGGTGATCAGCACTTCAAAATCTGCACCCAGCAGTTTGGAAAGGTTGGCTCTGGCCTCCAGAACGGCTTTGCGGGCCTCTGGGGTGCGGTGGTGGATCTGGGTCTGGGACAGGCTGCGCAAGGTGTCCGGCGAGACTTCTACAGGACCCGGGGCAAGCAGACGTGGACGGTTGAATGCGCTCATGGTCTGAGTCTAGCAAAAGCATTGGTGTACCATTGACAAAAAGGCTAATCAGCTTGTTCCAACCAGCTTGTCAGTCTTCCTTCTCTGAGCAGGTCCTTCAGAAGGTTTTGCACCACCAAAACACCCTCTGGACGGCTGCTGTTGGTCAGGACCACCACGCCCACTTTGCTCTCAGGATCAAAATACAGGGCCGTCAACACCCCATGGTCTCCACCCATGTGACCGATCAAACCCCTGTTGCGTTCCCAGAAAAGGGCTTGCCCTTTTTTCTTGGGAACCTCTGGGAACTGCTCTGTGA includes the following:
- a CDS encoding Ppx/GppA phosphatase family protein; its protein translation is MRVAIVDVGTNSCHLLIGEFKTGQVSSYHIIESLKDRTRLGECLQDGKLTEEGYERLKTALSKFKVIAEVSEVSDFVVYATSATRDAENGPEVVKRLQEEIGVNVQIISGEKEGELTYMGAASSVEFSERNILLDLGGGSLEIVLGNKHTARKVVSVPLGGVRLREMFLKKDPATPAILSRIEKHITDTLSPHLPEFPMMPGTRVIGSSGSMEAIAALLATRAGLASLGLNGYNFKVSDLQSIYEELRYKPLSERLKTPGLDPKRADIIVVSLLVILTTLKLLGAQQVMVSGGALREGMMIEYLAREADYEAQLSPRQRSVLEVAERFRFDAAHARHVTQTAKDLFMRLLEHVKFLPEARSMLRAAGMLHEIGLLVGQSSHHKHSQYLIRHSGLRGYEPWQVEVIALVARYHRKTPPRATHSDFQSLSKEQQLLVRQLSAILRVADGLDRSHSQSSSIHTLIKEGSGWVLYVQPGHVVNLWGAKEKSDLWNQVFGPLNILAWEEA
- a CDS encoding PP2C family protein-serine/threonine phosphatase: MTDPRPQDGEAPEETPGTSSAPATPVPSPEPHEMDSTALVPPIVETPDDLPTEPLIEPVNDEGLDRQDLVLEETFDLESPAPETDPALEEAILAQVDRVYGEHPTDPEPPVEDPKPEIPEDLPPAQPQTPEELPPAQDTPEIKDPEPEGEIRAETEVPASALQVSFPVPTPADDFLEEEILPSTFEEPTLQRDQAQQWGNVQFTVTDALPRGWFKATSSTGENLLVHMQPQVLWGSLLAHRIAPKALYSGNEGVVFPDIEGEALHFPSSLPETLQVMESLSQYVFSLFKQGYALIDLDPDGLVLTPEGVRLRFPPRIARIGEPVTTVYREGFTAPEVMSGLAATGKEGVFFLGALMYRLLTGELLPAEGVSRALLGALPIAGVPQTLYQALQASHKRVDPAQWRAALNLLKPTSTVEWKVVARATVGLNPDRPVNEDSYAYRTEQVYTHHNRQTLLIACVSDGMGGMEAGEVASQAAVETFIRVANTEPIENAVWKCNQAVLDEMNGRDGGCTFSGIVARDSQVTLGHVGDTRAYHFSGCALKQISKDHSLVAALVASGMMTLEEAENSPDRNKVLRSLGSLKQHQPDYVMQLQFTVSVGDRILLLSDGVWGEVPFDDLQGFMEMPLEQAAEAMIQASLNSGAPDNATVLIAERVQ
- a CDS encoding YIP1 family protein; this translates as MTVKSLAPYKALFSPGAYFSRLVHAYPENGKIFGWLMLCALLPVMGMLVSYMRFYQAMGTEHSWVLYAGIFLSGFISEVMWWLLMMVVGYLILGPQARVSEISVVSLTPFLLWGVVLLVGGFLLPFPADLTETRAILEKELQYFNNSDIARHLFKQIQSSAPFQLMFYTGIAAFVYQAYLLFLGFKHTGIGWLRVGLAVLVLTFSHVVFQYNLNATWRFLDHGIVTEKIDEAPTEF
- a CDS encoding vWA domain-containing protein, translated to MLNTQLKLHREFLLAHVEGQKLFAMLTLTPSQEAVAARPQLDVAFVVDTSGSMYEVVTKPSRRTGQTMQVDGKTYEVVEGAKSKIELVVESLKNIFNSGLLVDDDRIALIKFDDRAKVILPFTPARDKKALLDAAALLTKFSGGTHMGAGMKEAANLLDRESGSRRMILLSDGQTFDEAVCQSAAEFYVKNRIPVTTVGVGDDVNTDLLLDLTNRTQGQAFDVVPDNQNPQPPSVRASDLPKALLGDIKQAAAQVITNVELSVRTVKDVELTRVTRVSPTQTEVDLRNSPFPLGNVEAGQGSIFILEFTLPARIPARVRLAQIGLTYLVPGKNFRGELPPMDVIAEFTSDETRAGVIAPDVMQWVQQRNIEMLVAQATKEAQQNPVQAQKTLELARSMTQRLGNNNMTQALDRALEELNTSKTISLGTAKTLRIGAKTQTIQSGQNLPSDEEIRRITGA
- a CDS encoding pyridoxal-phosphate-dependent aminotransferase family protein; its protein translation is MSAFNRPRLLAPGPVEVSPDTLRSLSQTQIHHRTPEARKAVLEARANLSKLLGADFEVLITTTSGTGAFEAAMVSLLEDGAEVVCAEAGKFGKRWGQMAEKLGYSVTYVSTEWGKALTPQAVAAAVQGKKALFITHSETSTGVLHDLEAISKAVRAINPEILIYVDAVTSFAVAELRPQAWDLDVIVSGSQKGVAAPPGLGFAMLSPRALEVLNSGKANSRRYYLDLAKELKSQQNGETAQTPAINLIQALTVSTSRLVSIPLEDLWLEKEKMNNALVAAGLALGCSNFAERVSPATAALVPPVPLSGKQVAEAMKARGARAAAGQDAFKDSMFRISLMGYFDRYDALAVAGILEDVFAGLGVQFERGVAVKAAWEALKDQTPELVGQ
- a CDS encoding serine/threonine-protein kinase, with the translated sequence MICPTCAAHLSGTPERCPQCGAPLSYSVELPAGSLLHGGRYRVERVLGQGGFGITYLAEDLHLKRQVAIKELFPQGCTRQGNLVLPVTGGLDLLNRTREDFLKEGQALARFQHPGIVRVMDTFEENHTAYLVMERLQGQTLGEKLQTGILSPEDVLKIAIRSAEALSAVHDSGLLHRDIKPENLFLDTEGRVVLIDFGSTRPFQTEKTMQYTRMVTPGYAAPEQYATQAKFAPYTDIYALGATLHHALTGQAPVNATDRLLGMQLPALPAYVPAVLREAIVQSLSLNVQERPQTAGQFLQLLQGKTAPVLRKAPDPAPLPVPQAPSQPVKPISAQARKAEFASWVTLGLGALLGYRYGFWEGALIAGAAGFFLGRMVWWMLPLILPILALWAGIRLGQEWSLSGWGQFVVGVLGAYAGSKAVRWIGR
- a CDS encoding FHA domain-containing protein, with protein sequence MIVCQVCGTQNPDGARFCDGCGVELAATPSTPSPEVRDSGLPENSTFEQTVVPPTPPVSQVVEEPISQNPPAPTPEVPLQPQPASEVLEEPLEEVQPSTPVQDTASGPVTPESTEQALPEPESTPEVPVPAPVEAPAPTPSAPKAAKLAIKKYGVLSGDSIPLMGGALVLGRFDASTGPVDIDVTGLPGSEHVSRRHAQVFSEGGEWKVKDLGSTNGVFIRKSGDVNFGPRIAEPTVLHNGDEIAFGNLLMIFQED